In Mesorhizobium sp. J428, the genomic window CGACCCGACTGGGCGATGGTGGACTTGGCAGTATCACGCACGCCGATCGCCTGGCCGGCGCGGGTCTCGAAATAGGCGACCGCCGAGCCGATTGCCTGGCGCTCCGCGTTCGCGGAGCCTTTTCCGCCGGCCATGATCGACGCGAAGCGGTTCGCGTCCGCCGAAGTCAGGGCGAGCGTCGTGCGGTTGCGGCAATCGAAGCCGTGGCACACGGAAAGCTTCGAGACCGTGGTCTCCTTCTTTACCGCCGAATAGTTCGAAGAGGTTGAGACACATCCCGCCGCCAGCGGCATTGTGAGGGCGAGGATGGCGAACAAGCTGAATCTGTGCTGCATGCCGCGCAGACTATTCGGCCCTCTCGACGCACGCAATCCGCGAGACGTTGTGTTTTGCGCCCTCCGCGACTATTCCACTCTCCATGAACGACAGACCCATTCATGTCATAGGCGGCGGCCTCGCCGGCTCGGAAGCCGCGTGGCAGATCGCCAGCGCCGGTGTGCCGGTGATCCTGCACGAGATGCGCGGCGTGCGTGGCACCGAGGCGCACAAGACCGATGGGCTCGCCGAGCTCGTCTGCTCCAACTCCTTCCGCTCGGACGATGCCGAGACCAACGCTGTCGGCCTGCTTCACGCCGAGATGCGGCTTGCCGGCTCGCTCATCATGGCCTGCGGCGACGCGCATCAGGTGCCGGCGGGCGGGGCACTCGCGGTCGACCGAGACGGCTTTTCCGATGCAGTGACGGCGAAGCTCGCCGCACATCCCCTGGTGACGATCGTGCGCGAAGAGATAGCCGGCCTGCCGCCGGCCGAATGGGACCAGGCGATCATTGCCACCGGCCCCCTCACCGCGCCCTCGCTTGCCGAAGCGATACGTGCCGAGACCGGGGCCGATGCGCTCGCCTTCTTCGACGCGATCGCGCCCATCGTCCATTTCGACACGATCGACATGACGAAAGCCTGGTTCCAGTCGCGCTACGACAAGGTCGGCCCCGGCGGCACCGGCAAGGACTATGTCAACTGCCCGATGGACAAGGCGCAAGTACGAGGCCTTCGTCCAGGCGCTGCAGGACGGGCTCAAGACCGAGTTCAAGCAGTGGGAGGGAACTCCCTATTTCGACGGCTGCCTGCCGATCGAAGTCATGGCCGAGCGGGGCGTCGAGACGCTGCGGCACGGACCAATGAAGCCGATGGGGCTTACCAATGCGCACAATCCGACGGTCAAGGCCTACGCCGTCGTGCAGCTTCGCCAGGACAATGCGCTCGGCACCCTCTACAACATGGTCGGCTTCCAGACGAAGCTGAAGCATGGCGAGCAGACGCGCATCTTCCGGATGATCCCCGGCCTGGAAAACGCAGAATTCGCGCGGCTCGGTGGGCTGCACCGCAACACCTACATCAACTCGCCGACGCTTCTCGCGCGCGATCTGCAGCTCAAGGGGCGTCCCGGCCTGCGCTTTGCCGGCCAGATCACCGGCTGCGAAGGCTATGTCGAGAGCGCTTCGATCGGCCTGCTCGCCGGCCGCTTCGCCGCAGCCGACAGGATCGGCCGCGCGCCATCGCTGCCACCCGCGACGACCGCCTTCGGCGCGCTGCTCGGACACATCACCGGCGGGCATCTGGTGTCCGACGACGAGCCTGGAAAGCGTTCCTTCCAGCCGATGAACATCAATTTCGGTCTTTTCCCGCCACTCGCCGCCGGGACGAAGCTCAAGCCTGACGATTTCGAAGGCCGCTTCCGTGGGAAGGACAAGACCATCGCCAAGAAAAAGGCGATCACGGCCCGAGCGCTGACGGATTGCAGGGCGTGGCTGGGAATGACGTCAGAATTGAAAGCCGCCGAGTAGCCGTAACGGATCACATTGGGGGAAAAACGTGTCGAGCTTTGCCAGCACCTTCTTCCGCGTCGAGCGCGACGGGCCGGTCGCAATTCTCTCCATGAACCGGCCGGACAAGGCCAACGGTATGACGCCGGATTTCTGGACCGACCTGCCTCAACTGATGGACGAACTCGGCCGAGACGAGACGGTTCGCGTCGCGATCCTGCGCGGCGAGGGCAAGCATTTCACCGGCGGCATGGACCTCGCCGCCTTCGCGGATGTCGCCACTCTGCTCCAGAAAGAGGCGGGCCGGGCTGCTTACGCGCTGCGCGACATGATCCTGCGGCTGCAGAATGCCTTCAACGCGATCGAGCGCGCCCGCTTCCCGGTCATCGCCGAGATCCACGGCGCCTGCATTGGCGGCGGCATCGACCTGATCACCGCCTGCGACCTGCGCATCGCATCGGAGGAGGCGCATTTCTCGATCGAGGAGATCCATATCGGTATGGCAGCCGATGTCGGCACGCTGCAGCGCCTGCCAAAGCTGATTTCACCATCGATCGCCGCTGAGCTGGCCTATACCGGCCGGCGCTTTCTGGCGGACGAGGCGAAGGCGATCGGGCTGTTGTCCAGCGTCCTGCCCGACCGCGAGGCGCTTCAGTCGGCTTCCCGCCAGATCGCGCGCGACATCGCCGAGAAATCACCGCTCGCGATCGCCGGCATCAAGCGCAACCTTGCCTATGCTCGCGACCATTCGGTCGCCGACGGGCTCGATTACATCGCAACCTGGAACGCCGGCATGCTGCGGCCGGCGGACCTGATGTCGGCGGTGCAGGCGAAGATGGCGAGGACGAAGGCGACGTTCGCGGACCTACTGAAGGCTTAGTGGGCTTCACTCCGCCGGCTTGAGCCCCTGCCCCGCCCTTGGCAGCCCCGGCTTGCCGGCTTCCGAAGGGTTCCTCCGCACATAGTCGGCCTTCAGGCTTTCCGAGGTCTCGCGCGAGCCGTCGTGGCTCCAGCCCGGCGGCATGAAGACGTAGCCGAGCCGCTGGCGCAGTGTCAGCCCGGGCGCGAAGGCGTCCTTGAACAGGCCGACATATTCGTGGAACGCAACCTTCAGCGGATTGAAGGTGCCGATGTTCTTCACGATGCCGTAGCGCGGCCGGTCCTCCTCCAATTCCTCGACGAAGGTACCGAACATCCGGTCCCAGATAATCAGCGTGCCGGCGTAGTTCGCGTCGAGGTAACGCGGATTCGTCGCATGATGGACGCGGTGATGCGACGGCGTGTTGAACACCGCCTCGAACCAGCGCGGCAGCTTGCCGATCGTCTCCGTATGGATCCAGAACTGCCAGACGAGGTTGAAGCCGAACACAAAGGCGATGACCGCCGGATGGAAGCCGAGCAGCACCAGCGGCGCCTGCAGCACGAACATGCCGGTGAACAGCCCCGTCCAGCTCTGACGGAGCGCGGTCGAGAGATTGTAGTGCTGGCTCGAATGATGGTTGACGTGCTCGGCCCAGACCCAACGCACCCGATGGGCGATGCGGTGGTACCAGTAGTAGCGCAGGTCATCGAGCAGGAAGGCCGCGACGAAGACCCAGACCGACAGGCCGAGATCAAAGAGACGATATTGCCACAGCCAGGCCAGCGCGCTGAACGAAACGAAGCCGAGCAGCAGTCCGGCGACGACGTTTCCGGTGCCCATCAGGAGACTCGTCAGCGCGTCGCGGGTCTCGAATTCGCCCTTGGCGCGACCGGTGCGCACGAGCCAGAGTTCGAGCAGGATCGCGACCACGAAGAATGGGATCGCGATCTCGGTCACGTTGGGAAAGGAATACTGTTCCATCAGGCGGCCCTCCTGCCGATGGTTCGGGGTGTCAGCGCTGCAGCCACCCGGTCAGCGACCTCGGCGCTCTCAAATTCGAACACCGCGCCCGGAAAGGTGAAGTCCGGGAAGCGTGCCAGCAATGAGGCCTCGCCGCTCCGCCGTATGGACGCGACGTCCGCCGGCGTGAGCAGCCGGGTTAGGAACTTGGCACCCATCGCATGGACCAGTCCGATGCGCCCGTCCGCGGTTTCCAGGAATGCCGAGCACCGATCTGCGGTCAGATGGACGGCGCGGACTTCGACATTCGGATAGTCGAGCGCGAACCGCTCGCGCGCAACGTCTGCGCTCGCGAGCGAAGCCTTTCTGCTGCCGCCGGTCAGATGGATCAGCGCCACGATCAGGCTGATGCCGACCACCACCAAGGCGGCGAGGACGGGCAAACTCATCAAGCTCCTCCGGCTCGGCGGGTCTCGTTCCGCACCTTCGGCGAAGCATAGCAGCCTTGACGTTTACGTCAAAGTATCACCAGCCGCGTGAGGCACGGCGGAACAGCAGCCAGTGACGGCGCAACGCGGAGATATCGGGCGTCGGCTTCCGGTAGGCTGAGGACGGATCGGTCCTGCCGAGCCGTGCGGGCAAGGTCGCCATCGGGAGGAAGGCGGGGCGAAGCGAGGCCGGCACGTTGGACACCCCGGCATCGAAGGCACGCAGGTGCTCGCTCGCGAGCGACACCATCGCGCTCGCAGCCGCCGCCATCGCGGCGGGATTTTCTCCGGCAATGAAAGCGTCGCGATCGAGGCCCGAAGCGGCGAGGATGTCGAGCGGCACGAAGCACTGCCCTCGCGAGCGATGAAACGGCATCAGCCGGATCAGTCGGGCAATGCCTGTCGCGCATCCCGCGTGACCCGACGCCTCGCCCGCGTTCGCCGTCGCTGCGGGATCGAGTACGAGTGCAGCCAGTTGGAACAGCGCCGACACTGTTTCCCCGCAATAGCCTTCGAGATCCGTCCGGCTCGGCATCGGGTCGTCGTAGAGGTCGAAGACGCGCGCTTCGAGATAATCGAGGAACGTCTGCCTGGGCAGCCGGTGGTCGGCGATCGCCTTGAGAAGGGCGACCGCAATCGGATGTCCGCTCCCCGGCTCATCCGAGGAGATCACGTCGCGCCACCATTGCAACCTGATCTCGCCGGGCATCGGCTCCGAGATCAGGTCCCGCACCCGGGCGATCTCCACGTCGAACGCATAGAGCGCGAGCAGTGCGTCACGCCTGTCCTCCGGCGCGTAGAGCACGCTCAGATACCGGTCCTGGTCGGCCGTGCGCACGAGGTCGGCAAGATATGAATCGAGAGAGGCCATTCACTCGACCGCGATCAACGCAGCGGCAACCGCCCGACCATCTGCGAGCAGCACATTGAACGTGCGCAGCGCCGCCCCCGTCGACATCGGGTCTGACGAGATGCCGGCCGCGCGCAGGGCCTCCCGCACCGGCTTGGGGATAGGCCGCAGGTCGCGCCCCATGCCTACGAGCAGAATCTCGATGTCGTCGCTTTCCGCGAAGACCCTCGCAAGGTCGTCGATGTCGATCGCCGCCGGATCCTTCGGCTCCCAGCCATAGATGCCGGACGGAAGACACAGGATCGAGCCGCGATGCGACATGTCCGCGAAGCGGAACCCGCCATTGCCATAGGCGTCGATCGGCGCACGCCCGGGAAAATGCGCCTGGCGGATCACGATACCCGGGCCTGTGGGAGCCTGAGCCATGGCTCAGGCCTTGGTCGGTGTTGCCCCGGCGCCGGCCTTCGGTGCTGTCGGCTCGTCGCGGTCGAATATTCCCGGCCGGAGATTGAACAGGATCAGCAACGGCCCAGCGACGAAGATCGATGAATAGGTGCCGACCACAATGCCGAAAATCATCGCCAAGGTGAACGAGGCGATGACCTCACCACCGAACAGATAGAGCGCAATCAGCGCGAACAGCGTGGTGATGCCGGTCAGGAAGGTACGCGAGAGTGTCTGATTCATCGACAGGTCGAGCAGCTGCTCGATCGGCATCTTCTTGTAGCGCCTGAGATTTTCGCGCACGCGGTCGTATACGACCACCGTGTCGTTGATGGAATAGCCCACCACCGTCAACAAGGCCGCGATACTCGACAGGTTGAACTCGAGCCCCATGATCACATAGAAGCCGATCATCATGATGACGTCGTGTAAGGTCGAAATAATCGCACCGACGCCGAACTGCCATTCGAAGCGGAACCAGATGTAGACCAGCATGGCCAGCATCGCGGCGATGACGCCGATCGTTCCTGCCCAGGCCAGTTCCGAGGACACCGTCGGTCCAACTGATTCAATCCGCCTGAACTCGTAGTCGCCCGACAGTTCTCCCCTCACCTTCTCGACCACGCTCTGCTCGGCATTGTCGCCGGCGTCCTGGCCTTCGATGCGGATCAGGAACTCATTCGCATTGCCAATCGCCTGCACCTGCACGTCGCCGATGTTCAGCTCGCCGAGACGCGCACGGATGTCGGCCGCGTCGCCTTCGCCCTGGATCGCCTTGACCTCGATGCTCGAACCGCCAAGGAAATCGATGCCGTAGTTCATGTCCTTGACGAAGAAGAGGGCCATGGAGGCAATCGATATAGCCAGCGAGAACGCGAACGCATATCTGCGCCATGACATGAACGGAATCTTGGTGTCGTCTGGAACCAGCTTGACGAAGCCTTGCGGCATCTCGGTCGGCCGGTAGCGACGCAGCCAGATCGCGATGAGCCAGCGCGTCAGCGTGAAAGCGGTGAACACCGTCGTCACGATGCCGATGGCGAGCGTCACGGCGAAACCGCGGATCGGACCCGATCCGAGATAGAACAGGATCACCGCCGCGATCAGCGTGGTCAGGTTGGCGTCCACGACGGTCGACAGCGCGCGCGAAAAGCCCGCGTCGAGCGACTGGACGATGGAGCGGCCGGATCTCCGCTCCTCCTTCACGCGTTCGTAGATGATGACGTTCGAATCGACCGCCATGCCCATGGTCAGCACGATACCGGCGATGCCGGGCAGCGTCAGCGTCGCTCCCAGCAGCGTCAGAACCGCGATGATCAGCGCGACGTTGGCGATCAGCGCGATATTGGCGATGATGCCGAGCGAGCCGTAGGCAATGACCATGAAGGCGAGCACCAGAACGGCCGCGATCGCCGAGGCGAACTGGCCCGCCGAGATCGAGTCGGCACCGAGGCTCGGTCCCACCGTGCGCTCTTCGATGATCGTCAGCGTCGCCGGAAGCGCGCCGGCCCTGAGGAGCACGGCGAGGTCGTTGGCGCCCTCGACGGTGAAGTTGCCGGAGATCTGGCCGGTGCCGCCGAGGATCGGCTCGCGAATCTGTGGCGCGGAGATGACCTGGTTGTCGAGGATGATCGCAAACAGTTTGCCGACATTCTGCTGGGTCGCCTGGCCGAACAGCGTGGCGCCGCGATTGTCGAAGCGGAACGACACGACCGGCTCGCTGGTGCGCTGGTCGAACGTGGCCTGCGCGTCGACGAGATTCTCGCCGGAGACGATGACACGGGTCTCGATGAGATAGGCCTCGGGCGGATCGTCGGTCGAATACATGACGACCGAGCCGGCCGGCGGGCGGCCTTCGATGGCGTCCTGCACCGGCATGGTCGAATCGACCATCTGGAACGTCAGCTTCGCGGTCTGGCCGAGGATGTCCTTCAGCCGGTCGGGATCCTGGAGGCCGGGCACCTGCACGAGGATGCGGTCGTCACCCTGGCGCTGGATGAGAGGTTCCGTCGTGCCGAGCTCGTTGACGCGCCGGCCGACGACCTCGATCGACTGCGACAGCGCGGAGCTCATCCGGTAATTGATACCCTCTTCCGTAAGGGTGTAGCGCAACAGGCCGGGCTCCGGCTCGTCGAAGTCGAGTTCGCTGATCGATCCGCCGGTAAAGAGGCCGGACGCGACCGGCGCCGTCATGTTGGTGAGCGCGTCCTTGGCTTTCTGGACATCGGCCGCGTCGCGGATCCTCACCTGCACCGAATTGGCCGTGCCCGACAGACCGGTGTAGCCGATCCGCGCGTCACGCAGCGAGGCGCGGATGTCGTTGCGGGCGGTTTCGAGCCGCTCTTCGACCAGATCCTTGCGATCGAGCTGCAGGAGAATGTGCGAGCCGCCCTGCAGGTCGAGGCCGAGCGTCATCTGCCGCTTCGGCATCCAGTCGGGCAGCGCGTCGAGAAACGACTTGGAAAACAGGTTCGGAGCGGCAATCACCACGCCGACGGCCACCGTCAACCAGATGAGGATGGTCTTCCAGCGTGTGAAATGAAGCATTTCCGTTCCTCTCGACCGGCCTTCTGCGGGCCGTATCTCAGCCCTTGGCGTTCTGGTTGGCGACCGGCTCGCCCTTGGCCCGTCCTCCGCGATCGTCGCGCGCACGGCCGTGACCTTCACATTGTTGCCGAGGTCGATCTCGACTTCGCCGCGCTCGTCGATCACCTTGGCCACCTTGCCGACCAATCCGCCTCCGGTGACGACCTGGTCGCCACGGCGGATGTTCTTCAGCATCTCCTCACGCTTCTTCAACTGCGCACGCTGCGGACGGATGATCAGGAAATACATGATCACAAAGATCAGCACGAACGGCAGGATGCTGATCAGCATCTCGGATCCGCCGGCGACGCCGGTCTGCGCGTATGCAGGGGTGACGAACATCAAGAACTCCCGAAAAGGACAAAGGGCCGGTCCGTGCGGGCCAGCCGAGGTGGGCGGAATATAGTCGGTCAAGGCGTCAATGCAACCGCGCGCGGCCGCCGCAGGCGCGCTTTTCCCGCCCGAATCCGCGTGTTATGCCGCCTGCCCGGCCCGGATCGTGCCGGCGCATGCAGACATGGGAAGAGAAATGACGCAGGAATCCATTGAGGCCAAGCTGGACAAGCTCATCCAGGCTGTCGCGCGCCTTGCGCCGCCGACGCCTCCGCCGGCCGAGTTTGCCGCGGCCGAAGGTTTCGTATGGGATGCGGAGCGCGGTTATCCGGCGCCTGTGCCGCGGGTGAGCCGCGTCGAGATCGGCCTGATCAAGGGCGTGGACCGGGTGCGCGACATCCTCGTCGACAACACGATGCGCTTCGCCTCCGGGCTGCCCGCCAACAACGTGCTCCTGTGGGGCGCGCGGGGCATGGGCAAATCCTCGCTGGTGAAGGCCGCGCACGCGCTCGCCAACCGCGAAGGCCCCTCGGCGGGCAGGCTGAAGCTGATCGAGATCCACCGCGAGGACATCTCCACGCTGCCGCGGCTGCTCAACCTCCTCAAGGCCGAGCCTTACAGGTTCATCCTGTTCTGCGACGACCTGTCCTTCGACAACGACGACACGTCCTACAAGTCGCTGAAGGCTGCGCTCGATGGCGGCGTCGAGGGCCGGCCGGAGAACGTCATCTTCTACGCGACGTCGAACCGGCGCCATCTTCTGCCGCGCGACATGATCGAGAACGAGCGTTCGACCGCGATCAACCCGCACGAGGCGGTCGAGGAGAAGGTCTCTCTGTCCGACCGCTTCGGCCTGTGGCTCGGTTTCCACAAGTGCAGCCAGGACGAATATCTCGCAATGATCGACGGATACGTCGCGCATTACGGGCTCAAGGTCACGCCCGAGACGCTGCGCCATGAGGCGCTGGAGTGGGCGACCACCCGCGGCAGCCGGTCGGGACGCGTCGCCTGGCAGTTCATCCAGGATCTCGCCGGCCGGCTCGGCCAGCGCATCTCCGAATGAAAATCCGCCCTGCCTTTGGCGCCGCCCCGGACGTGTCCGGAGCGAGATCAAAGGCAGGGCGGGACCGGAGTTGGCGCGGCGGGCTGGAGGTCCGGACGTCGCGCTAAGGCTCTTCCTGGCTATTCGAGATATTGCTGCGGGTCGACGGGGTTCGAGTTCTCGCGAACTTCGAAGTGCAGCTTCGGCGTATCGGTGCTGCCGGTCATGCCGGAGGTGGCAATCTCCTGGCCGCGCTTGACCGTGTCGCCGCGGCTGACCTTGATCTCGCCGGTATGGCCGTAGACGGTTACCTTGCCGTCTGCGTGGCGCACCAGCACGGTCTTGCCGAAATCCTTCAGTCCTTCGCCGGCAAAGATCACGACGCCGTTCTCGGCCGCCTTGACCGGCGTGCCTTCCGGCACCGCGATGTCGATGCCGTCATTGAACGAGGCGCCGTTCGAGTTGCCGTAGGTGCCGACGACGCGGCCGCGCACCGGCCAGCGCATCTTGCCGATGCCGGTCGAATCCGGAGCGGCCTCGCTGCTCGCGGCCTCGGCGTCCTTGATCACCTTGTTGTCGGCCTTAGGAGGCGTGTAGGTGGCGAGCTTTGCCGCTTCCGGCTTCGCCCCCTTCTTGGCAGGGCCGGCGGTGCCGGTGATTACCGGATCGACCTTCGGCGCCTGCGCGACCTGCTGGCCGGCCGCGGGAATGATCAGCTTCTGGCCGATCTTGAGGTTGGCCGTCTCGCCGAGATTGTTGACCTTGCGGATTTCGGCAGCCTTCGCGCCGGTCTTCTTGGCAATTGCATAAAGTGAATCGCCGGCGGCGACCGTATAGCCGCCGCCCGTCTGCGCGGTGGGCTTCGGCGCGGCGGGAGCGGCGCTGTTGTCGGCGGTCTTCGTCTCGACTACCGGTTCCTTGATTTTGGGCTGCTGCGGCAGCACGGCCAGGTTCTCCGGCCGCTTGCCCGGGCGCGGCAGATCCGCCGGCGCATCGATCTTCACGCCGCGCGACGACTTGGCGTCCGCCACTTCCCGCGTATTGTCCGGCGCGGATACGGGAGCCTTGCTGGAATAGACATAGGTCGGGATCACGACCTGCTGACCGACGGTGACCGTATCGGCGCTCGCGATCCCGTTCGCCTTCATGATTTCCTTGACCGGCACGCCGAACCGCTTCGACAGGTTGTAGAGGGTCTCGCCCTCCTTGAGCGTGACTTGCGTGCCGCCGGCGCGCGACCAGCCCTGATGCGCCTCCTCGGTCTGGGCAGCGGGAGCCCTGGCAACCGATCCGGTCGGAGTCGTGTCCACCCTCGGCGCCTCGGCGACGACCGCGGGCGCAGGCTTGGATACAGGTGCGGAGGCGACCGGGGGAAGCGAGGAGCGCGTCACGGGCTGCGGCGCAACCGCCGTCCGGGCTGCCGATTCTGCATAGGTGCCGTTCGCGGGAGCGGGCCTGGCGGCGACATCGGCGGGGAAAGGCTGATTGTCCTTGCTGACGATCGAGCGCTGATTGGCGGTTGAACCGGTCAGAATGTCGTCAGTGAATCGGCTGACACCGGAGCTGCATCCCGCGGCCACACCGCCGACCAGGACAAGCGCTGCGCCGCGCGCGAGAATGCGCTGACTCTTCTGCAACGACCCGAACCGCATGACTACACCCGCACACCAGTTACCGAACTGGCATGATTAAAGCGCGTTAATGTTACTGGTCGGTTAAGTCTTGGCGGGGCTTGAAGAAAATTCGACTAAATTGCGGCCGCGACCCCTGAGGCCAGCGGCTGCAGGCGAGCCGTCGCGATATCCTCGCGGTCGAAGCGGCTGCCCACCTTGGTCAGGCGCGCCATCTGCTGCACGCCCTCCGGCGGACCGATCGGCGCGATCAGCACGCCGCCGCTCGCCAACTGGTCCACGAAGGTACGCGGAAGCCCTTCGAACGCAGCCCAGACGATGATGCGGTCGAACGGCCCTTCCGCGGGCACGCCGTTGATCCCGTCCATGTGGCGAACCGAGACATTGGTGATGCCGAGCGCGTCGAGCCTCTGCCGGGCATTGGTCGCCAGCGTCCTGTAGCGCTCGACGGTGAGCACGCGCGCCGCAAGCCGCCCCATCACGGCCGCGGTGAAGCCGGAGCCGGTGCCGATCTCCAGCACGCGGTGGGACGGCTCTAGCGTGAGGGACGCAAGGATCTTGGCCTGGAAATCGATCCCTTCGACCGCCTCGCCGCATTCGATGGGCAGCATGCGGTCGGACCAGGCGTGCGCCTGCCACTGGCCCGGGATGAAGCCGCGCCGCGGCGTGGCCTCCATCGCGGCGATCAGGCCCTTGTCCTCCAGCCCCCGGCCGCGCATGCGCAGAAGAAACGCCGCGAAGGATTCGCGGTCTGCCTGGGTCTCGTTGCTCATCGGAGCACCGCCGCCAGCGCGTCCCGCGTCTCATGCGCGGTGAGGTCGAGCTTCATCGGCGTCACCGAGATCTTCCGCGCATCGAGCGCATGGATATCGGTGCCCTTCACCGGTTCGTTCATCTGCTTGCCAAAGCGCAGCCAGTAATAGGGCAAGCCGCGCCCGTCCTGGCGTTCGTCGACCCACAGTCCGTGCACATATTTCCCCTGCGATGTGACCTCGACGCCTTCGACTTCCTCGACCTCGCAATTCGGGAAATTGACGTTCAGGAACACGCCTTTGGGCAGGTCCGTGCCGATCAGCTTGTGCAGCAGGTCAGGCGCCAGAGATTCGGCCGTGCGCCACGGCACGACGCGGCCGTCGTCGTGGAACTGGTAGCTCTGGCTCAGCGCGATCGAGCGGATTCCGATCAGCGTGCCCTCCATCGCGCCCGCGACAGTGCCCGAATAGGTCACGTCGTCGGCGATGTTGGAGCCGGAGTTCACGCCGGAGAGGACAAGATCCGGCGGCTCGGGCATCAGATTGCGCACGCCCATGATGACACAGTCCGTCGGCGTGCCGCGCAGCGCATAATGCTTGTCGGCGACCTTGCGCACGCGCAGCGGCTCCGACAGCGAGAGCGAATGCGCGAAGCCCGACTGGTCGTTCTCCGGCGCGACCACCCACACGTCGTCGGAGAGCTGCCGGGCGATGCGCTCGAGCACCATCAGTCCCTCGGCATGGATGCCGTCGTCATTCGTGAGCAGGATGCGCATGTTCAGGCTCGCTCGATCTTTTCCATACCGCCCATATAGGGCCGCAGAACTTCAGGAATCGTCACCGAGCCGTCTTCGTTCTGGTAGTTCTCGATGACGGCGATCAGGGCGCGGCCGACGGCGACGCCCGATCCGTTGAGCGTGTGGACGAAGCGCGTCTGCTTCTCGCCCTCCGGCCGGTAGCGCGCCTCCATGCGGCGGGCCTGGAAATCGCCGCAGACCGAGCAGGATGAAATCTCGCGATAGGCGTTCTGCCCCGGCAGCCAGACCTCGATGTCGTAGGTCTTGCGCGACCCGAACCCCATGTCGCCGGTGCACAGCAGCATGGTGCGGAACGGCAGGCCAAGGCGCTTCAGCACCTCCTCGGCGCAGCCTGTCATCCGCTCGTGCTCCGCATCCGCCGTCTCGGCATCGGTGATCGACACCAGCTCGACCTTGTTGAACTGGTGCTGCCGCAGCATGCCGCGCGTGTCGCGGCCGGCAGAACCTGCTTCCGAGCGGAAGCACGGTGTCAGCGCCGTCATGCGGCGCGGCAGCGTCTTGGCGTCGAGGATTTCCTCGCGGACGAGGTTGGTCAGCGGCACCTCGGCTGTGGGGATGAGATAGAATTCTCTTCGGTCCGGTTGTTGGGTTAGCTCGAAATCGAGGATCTCGTTGAATGTCCGCTTGTCTACTTGGAATCCGAGCAAGCGCTCGATATCCGAGACAGAAACGGTGCCTGCTATCATCGCATTTAGCAATCGTTCCCTGAGTGGAACGCTGATCCCGGTTGCGAACAAATCCTCTTTGAACTTAGGCAGCTGCCCTGTCCCGAACATAGCCTCGTCCTTGACGAGCAGCGGCGGCTGCACCTCTTCATATCCATGCTCGTTCGTATGCAGGTCGAGCATGAACTGCCCGAGCGCCCGCTCCAGCCGCGCCAGCTTGCCCCGCACCACCGTGAAGCGACTGCCCGAGAGCTTGGCCGCCCGCTCGAAGTCCATCAGGCCGAGCGCCTCGCCGATCTCAAAATGCTCCTTCGGCTTGTTGCCCATGCGCGGCTGGCGCTCGGTGATCAGCTCCGTGCCCCATTCGCGCACCT contains:
- a CDS encoding crotonase/enoyl-CoA hydratase family protein; its protein translation is MSSFASTFFRVERDGPVAILSMNRPDKANGMTPDFWTDLPQLMDELGRDETVRVAILRGEGKHFTGGMDLAAFADVATLLQKEAGRAAYALRDMILRLQNAFNAIERARFPVIAEIHGACIGGGIDLITACDLRIASEEAHFSIEEIHIGMAADVGTLQRLPKLISPSIAAELAYTGRRFLADEAKAIGLLSSVLPDREALQSASRQIARDIAEKSPLAIAGIKRNLAYARDHSVADGLDYIATWNAGMLRPADLMSAVQAKMARTKATFADLLKA
- a CDS encoding sterol desaturase family protein, yielding MEQYSFPNVTEIAIPFFVVAILLELWLVRTGRAKGEFETRDALTSLLMGTGNVVAGLLLGFVSFSALAWLWQYRLFDLGLSVWVFVAAFLLDDLRYYWYHRIAHRVRWVWAEHVNHHSSQHYNLSTALRQSWTGLFTGMFVLQAPLVLLGFHPAVIAFVFGFNLVWQFWIHTETIGKLPRWFEAVFNTPSHHRVHHATNPRYLDANYAGTLIIWDRMFGTFVEELEEDRPRYGIVKNIGTFNPLKVAFHEYVGLFKDAFAPGLTLRQRLGYVFMPPGWSHDGSRETSESLKADYVRRNPSEAGKPGLPRAGQGLKPAE
- a CDS encoding phytoene/squalene synthase family protein, with product MASLDSYLADLVRTADQDRYLSVLYAPEDRRDALLALYAFDVEIARVRDLISEPMPGEIRLQWWRDVISSDEPGSGHPIAVALLKAIADHRLPRQTFLDYLEARVFDLYDDPMPSRTDLEGYCGETVSALFQLAALVLDPAATANAGEASGHAGCATGIARLIRLMPFHRSRGQCFVPLDILAASGLDRDAFIAGENPAAMAAAASAMVSLASEHLRAFDAGVSNVPASLRPAFLPMATLPARLGRTDPSSAYRKPTPDISALRRHWLLFRRASRGW
- a CDS encoding Mth938-like domain-containing protein, with the translated sequence MAQAPTGPGIVIRQAHFPGRAPIDAYGNGGFRFADMSHRGSILCLPSGIYGWEPKDPAAIDIDDLARVFAESDDIEILLVGMGRDLRPIPKPVREALRAAGISSDPMSTGAALRTFNVLLADGRAVAAALIAVE
- the secDF gene encoding protein translocase subunit SecDF; amino-acid sequence: MFVTPAYAQTGVAGGSEMLISILPFVLIFVIMYFLIIRPQRAQLKKREEMLKNIRRGDQVVTGGGLVGKVAKVIDERGEVEIDLGNNVKVTAVRATIAEDGPRASRSPTRTPRAEIRPAEGRSRGTEMLHFTRWKTILIWLTVAVGVVIAAPNLFSKSFLDALPDWMPKRQMTLGLDLQGGSHILLQLDRKDLVEERLETARNDIRASLRDARIGYTGLSGTANSVQVRIRDAADVQKAKDALTNMTAPVASGLFTGGSISELDFDEPEPGLLRYTLTEEGINYRMSSALSQSIEVVGRRVNELGTTEPLIQRQGDDRILVQVPGLQDPDRLKDILGQTAKLTFQMVDSTMPVQDAIEGRPPAGSVVMYSTDDPPEAYLIETRVIVSGENLVDAQATFDQRTSEPVVSFRFDNRGATLFGQATQQNVGKLFAIILDNQVISAPQIREPILGGTGQISGNFTVEGANDLAVLLRAGALPATLTIIEERTVGPSLGADSISAGQFASAIAAVLVLAFMVIAYGSLGIIANIALIANVALIIAVLTLLGATLTLPGIAGIVLTMGMAVDSNVIIYERVKEERRSGRSIVQSLDAGFSRALSTVVDANLTTLIAAVILFYLGSGPIRGFAVTLAIGIVTTVFTAFTLTRWLIAIWLRRYRPTEMPQGFVKLVPDDTKIPFMSWRRYAFAFSLAISIASMALFFVKDMNYGIDFLGGSSIEVKAIQGEGDAADIRARLGELNIGDVQVQAIGNANEFLIRIEGQDAGDNAEQSVVEKVRGELSGDYEFRRIESVGPTVSSELAWAGTIGVIAAMLAMLVYIWFRFEWQFGVGAIISTLHDVIMMIGFYVIMGLEFNLSSIAALLTVVGYSINDTVVVYDRVRENLRRYKKMPIEQLLDLSMNQTLSRTFLTGITTLFALIALYLFGGEVIASFTLAMIFGIVVGTYSSIFVAGPLLILFNLRPGIFDRDEPTAPKAGAGATPTKA